Proteins co-encoded in one Pseudorhizobium banfieldiae genomic window:
- a CDS encoding MFS transporter has translation MSQIRPLIPLLVTAGILIGGNGLQGTYIALRGSYEGFSPSLIGMIGAGYSVGFAIGCIYVTRLLREIGHIRTFSAMAAIGASCSLAMSLIIDPTFWFLMRFIIGIAVASLFATVESWINAKVTNANRARTLSIYRLVDLGSVTAAQYMIPLAGIEGTVIFSIIAIAMTLSLVPISLADRSSPTPPEAIRFDLKAVWRISPLAVVGVVCVGLAMAAFRNIGPIYGEAIGMSITSIATFMSAGIIGGVVLQYPLGVYSDRLDRRTVILWTTIGSIITGAYLSFGAGTSETANIIGVFLFGAFSMPLYSLCSAHGNDYAKDGEHALVSAGLLFYWSVGATVGPLLASLLLEYYGPDVFFIYTSVIFAGFAVFTLRRMGTRPPVPPEERPRRFRALLRTSAYFNKLAAPPDKEDRR, from the coding sequence ATGAGCCAGATCCGTCCGCTGATTCCCCTGCTCGTCACCGCCGGGATCCTCATCGGCGGCAACGGGCTCCAGGGCACATACATCGCCCTGCGCGGCTCCTACGAAGGCTTCTCGCCTTCCCTCATCGGCATGATCGGCGCCGGCTACAGCGTCGGCTTTGCCATCGGCTGCATCTACGTCACGAGGCTGCTGCGTGAGATCGGCCATATCCGCACCTTCTCGGCCATGGCCGCGATCGGTGCATCCTGCTCGCTGGCGATGTCGCTGATCATCGATCCGACCTTCTGGTTCCTGATGCGCTTCATCATCGGAATTGCGGTGGCGAGCCTGTTCGCGACGGTCGAAAGCTGGATCAACGCCAAGGTGACGAACGCCAATCGCGCCCGAACGCTCTCCATCTACCGGCTCGTCGACCTCGGCTCGGTGACGGCGGCGCAGTACATGATCCCGTTGGCGGGCATAGAGGGGACGGTGATCTTCAGCATCATCGCGATCGCCATGACGCTCTCGCTGGTGCCGATCTCGCTTGCCGACCGCTCGAGCCCGACGCCGCCCGAGGCGATCCGCTTCGACCTCAAGGCGGTCTGGCGCATTTCGCCGCTCGCAGTTGTCGGCGTCGTTTGCGTAGGCCTGGCGATGGCCGCCTTCCGTAACATCGGGCCGATCTACGGCGAGGCAATTGGTATGAGCATCACCTCGATCGCCACCTTCATGAGCGCCGGCATCATCGGCGGCGTCGTGCTGCAATATCCGCTCGGCGTCTATTCCGACCGGCTGGACCGACGCACCGTCATCCTGTGGACGACCATCGGCTCGATCATCACGGGTGCCTATCTCTCCTTCGGCGCGGGCACGAGCGAGACCGCAAACATCATCGGCGTCTTCCTGTTCGGCGCCTTTTCGATGCCGCTCTACTCGCTCTGCTCCGCCCACGGCAACGACTACGCCAAGGATGGCGAACACGCACTCGTCTCGGCCGGACTGCTCTTCTACTGGTCGGTCGGCGCAACGGTCGGGCCGCTGCTCGCCTCGCTGCTGCTCGAATATTACGGCCCGGACGTCTTCTTCATCTATACCTCGGTTATCTTCGCGGGGTTTGCGGTCTTCACGCTGAGGCGAATGGGGACGCGTCCGCCGGTGCCGCCGGAGGAGCGGCCAAGGCGTTTTCGCGCGCTGCTCAGAACTTCGGCCTACTTCAACAAGCTCGCCGCGCCACCAGACAAGGAAGACCGCCGCTGA
- a CDS encoding SH3 domain-containing protein: MMPSLSSAQVIRGEEHCVVEVRTDDVLNVRRAAASSAPIVNRLRHDECGVIVIGECQGNWCPVEARHDTGWLDKRYISTVSPSLYCVTGVAPGDRLNLRAWPSPQSKVLVRLSPNQCDIAFLPYARNGWQKIRVAGWEGWVTRRYLSGQ, from the coding sequence ATGATGCCTTCCCTGTCCTCTGCGCAGGTGATCCGTGGCGAAGAGCACTGCGTCGTGGAGGTGCGGACCGACGACGTCCTGAACGTTCGGCGTGCGGCGGCTTCGTCCGCACCAATCGTCAACCGGCTCCGGCACGACGAGTGCGGCGTCATCGTTATTGGCGAATGCCAGGGCAACTGGTGCCCCGTGGAAGCGAGGCACGACACCGGCTGGCTTGACAAACGCTATATCTCGACGGTGTCCCCCTCGCTCTACTGCGTGACCGGCGTCGCCCCGGGCGACCGCTTGAATCTCAGGGCTTGGCCCTCGCCGCAGTCGAAGGTGCTGGTACGCCTGTCCCCCAACCAATGCGACATCGCATTCCTGCCCTATGCGAGGAATGGTTGGCAGAAGATAAGGGTCGCGGGCTGGGAGGGATGGGTCACCCGTCGCTACCTCAGCGGCCAGTAG
- a CDS encoding BA14K family protein: MFIGKSLAAGAVSALMFVTSVFPAGAVVMPTVKAPQISDVEQVRNHRDRDRRYYRDRDDRRGYYRGHRGFREYRRGYRRHNDGWWYPLAAFGAGAIIGGAISQGRPAQALPSRHVQWCANRYRTYRASDNTYVPRVGVRAQCRSPYL, translated from the coding sequence ATGTTTATCGGAAAATCGCTTGCGGCCGGGGCAGTCAGTGCCCTGATGTTCGTTACCTCCGTCTTCCCCGCCGGCGCGGTCGTCATGCCGACGGTGAAGGCTCCGCAGATCTCCGACGTGGAGCAGGTCCGGAATCATCGGGATCGCGATCGTCGCTACTATCGGGATCGGGACGATCGGCGCGGCTATTACCGCGGACATCGCGGATTCAGGGAATATCGTCGCGGCTACCGTCGCCACAATGATGGCTGGTGGTACCCGCTCGCTGCCTTCGGAGCCGGCGCGATAATCGGCGGCGCGATCAGCCAGGGTCGGCCTGCGCAGGCGCTGCCCAGCAGGCATGTCCAGTGGTGCGCCAACCGCTACCGCACCTATCGCGCTTCCGACAATACCTACGTGCCTCGGGTCGGCGTACGTGCCCAGTGCAGGTCGCCCTATCTATAG
- the aspS gene encoding aspartate--tRNA ligase, with product MHRYRSHTCAALRKSDVGSTVRISGWVHRVRDHGGVLFIDLRDHYGMTQVVADPDSPAFKIAETVRGEWVIRVDGMVKARTDDTINKNMPTGEIELYAQEIEVLSAAKELPLPVFGEPDYPEDVRLKYRFLDLRRETLHRNIVKRTQVIAAMRREMANVGFTEYSTPILTASSPEGARDFLVPSRIHEGKFFALPQAPQQYKQLLMVAGFDRYFQIAPCFRDEDPRADRLPGEFYQLDLEMSFVTQEDVWTTMEPVIRGIFEEFAEGKPVTKEFPRIPYDEAIRKYGSDKPDLRNPIIMQAVTEHFAGSGFKVFANMIASNSKVEVWAIPARTGGSRAFCDRMNAWAQSQGQPGLGYIFWRQEGAVLEGAGPLAKNIGEERTEAIRTQLGLDEGDACFFVAGEPEKFYKFAGEARNRAADELNLIDKDRFELCWIVDFPFYEWNEDEKKVDFAHNPFSMPQGGMDALENQDPLTIKAYQYDMVCNGFEIASGSIRNQSPELMVKAFEKVGLSQADVEERFGGLYRAFQYGAPPHGGMAAGVDRIVMLLTGAKNLREITLFPMNQQAQDLLMNAPSPATSTQLRELALRVVPSKKD from the coding sequence ATGCACCGTTACCGCAGTCACACCTGTGCCGCCCTCAGGAAGTCCGATGTCGGCTCCACCGTCCGCATCTCCGGTTGGGTCCATCGTGTCCGCGACCATGGCGGTGTCCTCTTCATCGACCTGCGTGACCATTACGGCATGACTCAGGTAGTCGCGGATCCCGATTCGCCGGCGTTCAAGATTGCCGAGACCGTTCGTGGCGAATGGGTGATCCGTGTGGATGGCATGGTGAAGGCCCGCACCGACGATACCATCAACAAGAACATGCCGACCGGCGAGATCGAGCTCTATGCCCAGGAGATTGAAGTCCTCTCTGCCGCCAAGGAACTGCCGCTGCCGGTCTTCGGCGAGCCGGACTATCCGGAAGACGTGCGTCTCAAGTACCGCTTCCTGGATCTCCGCCGCGAAACGCTGCACAGGAACATCGTCAAGCGCACCCAGGTGATCGCTGCCATGCGCCGCGAGATGGCGAATGTCGGCTTCACCGAATACTCGACGCCGATCCTGACCGCGTCCTCGCCGGAAGGTGCCCGCGACTTCCTCGTCCCGAGCCGGATCCACGAGGGCAAGTTCTTCGCGCTGCCGCAGGCGCCGCAGCAGTACAAGCAGCTGCTGATGGTCGCCGGCTTCGACCGCTACTTCCAGATCGCCCCCTGCTTCCGCGACGAGGACCCGCGCGCCGACCGCCTGCCGGGCGAGTTCTATCAGCTCGACCTGGAAATGAGCTTCGTCACGCAGGAAGATGTCTGGACGACGATGGAGCCGGTCATCCGCGGCATCTTCGAGGAGTTCGCCGAAGGAAAGCCCGTCACCAAGGAATTCCCGCGCATCCCCTATGACGAGGCGATCCGCAAATACGGTTCGGACAAGCCGGACCTGCGCAATCCGATCATCATGCAGGCGGTTACCGAACACTTCGCCGGCTCCGGCTTCAAAGTCTTCGCCAACATGATCGCGTCCAATTCCAAGGTCGAGGTCTGGGCCATCCCAGCCAGGACCGGTGGAAGCCGCGCATTCTGCGATCGCATGAACGCTTGGGCCCAGAGCCAGGGCCAGCCCGGCCTAGGCTATATCTTCTGGCGTCAGGAAGGTGCAGTTCTCGAGGGCGCTGGCCCGCTCGCCAAGAACATCGGCGAGGAACGCACCGAGGCGATCCGGACCCAGCTCGGCCTCGACGAGGGCGATGCCTGCTTCTTCGTCGCCGGCGAGCCGGAGAAGTTCTACAAGTTCGCGGGCGAGGCGCGCAACCGCGCGGCCGACGAGCTGAACCTTATCGACAAGGATCGCTTTGAGCTTTGCTGGATCGTCGATTTCCCGTTCTACGAATGGAACGAGGACGAGAAGAAGGTGGACTTCGCCCACAACCCGTTCTCCATGCCGCAGGGCGGCATGGATGCGCTGGAAAACCAGGATCCGCTGACCATCAAGGCCTACCAGTACGACATGGTCTGCAACGGCTTCGAGATCGCCTCCGGCTCGATCCGTAACCAGTCGCCGGAACTCATGGTCAAGGCCTTCGAGAAGGTGGGCCTGAGCCAGGCCGACGTCGAGGAGCGCTTCGGCGGCCTCTACCGCGCCTTCCAGTACGGTGCACCGCCGCATGGCGGCATGGCGGCCGGGGTCGACCGCATTGTCATGCTGCTGACGGGTGCCAAGAACCTGCGCGAGATTACGCTCTTCCCGATGAACCAGCAGGCGCAGGATCTCCTGATGAACGCGCCGTCGCCGGCCACTTCGACGCAGCTGCGGGAGCTGGCGCTGCGCGTCGTTCCCTCCAAGAAGGACTGA
- a CDS encoding DUF1236 domain-containing protein, producing MRIQLIAATAALVMVSGAAVAQSTIVVQEQAPVVTGSTVVVPGEVRTYVMEQRVPSVAYEGEIVVGAPLPEAVEVRTVDGYNDYAYTVVNERRVLVNPQTRTVIQVLD from the coding sequence ATGCGCATTCAGCTCATTGCCGCGACCGCGGCCCTCGTCATGGTTTCGGGCGCTGCCGTGGCGCAGAGCACCATCGTCGTCCAGGAGCAGGCTCCGGTCGTCACCGGCTCCACCGTCGTCGTCCCGGGCGAAGTCCGCACCTATGTAATGGAACAGCGCGTCCCGTCGGTCGCCTACGAGGGCGAGATCGTCGTTGGTGCTCCGCTGCCGGAAGCCGTCGAAGTCCGCACCGTCGATGGCTACAACGATTATGCCTACACCGTGGTCAACGAGCGCCGGGTGCTGGTGAACCCGCAGACCCGCACCGTCATCCAGGTTCTGGATTGA
- a CDS encoding SulP family inorganic anion transporter, whose product MNGLAHYKREWFSNIRGDILSGIVVALALIPEAIGFSVIAGVDPKVGLFASFAIACVSAFTGGRPGMISAATAATAVLMVTLVRDHGLQYLFAATLLMGLLQILAGAARLGRVMRFVSKSVMTGFVNALAILIFMAQLPELIGVPVETYVMIAAGLAIIYLFPLVTRAIPSPLVAIAALTAVAYYWGMDIRTVGDLGELPDSLPIFALPQVPLTWETLEIILPYSLALAAVGLLESLLTAKIVDDMTDTNSNKSQECVGQGVSNIASGLIGGMGGCAMIGQSVINVSSGGRGRLSTFVAGAFLLFLILVLDEIVRIIPMAALVAVMIMVSIGTFSWRSVIDLRRNPLPSSIVMLATVITVVATHDLAKGVLVGVLLSGVFFAGKVSRLFHVRSKASADGTQRTYHVDGEIFFASTESFIKAFDFSEPLKRVTIDVTEAHLWDITAVGAVDDVVLKFRRHGVEVELRGLNEASANMVDRFGLHDKDHAPQTVAGH is encoded by the coding sequence ATGAACGGTCTTGCACACTACAAACGCGAATGGTTTTCCAACATCCGCGGCGACATCCTCTCCGGCATCGTCGTTGCTCTTGCCCTCATCCCTGAAGCCATCGGCTTCTCGGTCATTGCCGGCGTCGATCCCAAGGTAGGCCTGTTTGCTTCCTTCGCCATTGCCTGCGTCTCCGCCTTTACGGGCGGGCGCCCCGGCATGATCTCCGCCGCCACCGCGGCAACGGCGGTCTTGATGGTGACGCTCGTCCGCGACCACGGGCTGCAATATCTCTTCGCCGCAACCCTGCTGATGGGTCTCCTGCAGATCCTCGCCGGTGCCGCCCGGCTCGGCCGCGTCATGCGCTTCGTCTCCAAGTCGGTGATGACCGGCTTCGTCAACGCGCTCGCGATCCTGATCTTCATGGCGCAACTGCCGGAACTGATCGGCGTGCCGGTTGAGACCTATGTGATGATCGCAGCCGGCCTCGCCATCATCTATCTCTTCCCCCTGGTGACGCGCGCTATCCCGTCTCCGCTCGTGGCCATCGCCGCGCTGACCGCCGTCGCCTACTACTGGGGCATGGACATACGCACGGTGGGTGATCTTGGAGAATTGCCGGACAGCCTGCCGATCTTCGCGCTGCCACAGGTGCCGCTCACCTGGGAAACCCTGGAGATCATCCTACCATATTCGCTTGCTCTCGCGGCTGTCGGATTGTTGGAGTCACTCCTGACGGCAAAGATCGTCGACGACATGACGGACACCAACAGTAACAAGAGCCAGGAATGCGTAGGGCAGGGGGTGAGCAACATCGCCTCCGGTCTGATCGGCGGCATGGGCGGCTGTGCGATGATCGGCCAGTCCGTCATCAATGTCAGCTCCGGCGGGCGCGGGCGCCTGTCGACCTTCGTTGCCGGCGCCTTCCTTCTCTTCCTGATCCTCGTCCTCGATGAGATCGTCCGCATCATCCCCATGGCCGCCCTGGTGGCGGTGATGATCATGGTCTCCATCGGCACCTTCTCGTGGCGCTCCGTCATCGACCTGCGCCGTAACCCACTGCCGTCGTCGATCGTCATGCTGGCAACGGTCATCACCGTCGTGGCAACCCATGATCTGGCGAAGGGCGTGCTGGTCGGCGTGCTACTCTCCGGCGTATTCTTTGCCGGCAAGGTCTCACGGCTCTTTCATGTCCGCTCGAAAGCGAGTGCCGACGGCACGCAACGCACCTATCACGTCGACGGCGAGATCTTCTTCGCCTCCACCGAGAGCTTCATCAAGGCGTTCGACTTTTCCGAACCCCTCAAGCGGGTGACGATCGATGTGACCGAGGCGCATCTGTGGGACATCACCGCCGTCGGTGCCGTGGATGACGTGGTGCTGAAGTTCCGCCGCCACGGGGTCGAGGTGGAACTGCGCGGCCTCAATGAGGCGAGCGCCAACATGGTGGACCGGTTCGGGCTGCACGACAAGGATCACGCGCCGCAGACGGTGGCCGGACACTGA